A region of Streptomyces sp. WMMC500 DNA encodes the following proteins:
- a CDS encoding DUF4360 domain-containing protein, with translation MSGKLIAGGALAALVATTLSAQTASAAEEPADGPAEQIKVGIQTINGSGCSAGTAAVAANADNTAFTVTYSDYLAAAGAGAGPVDFRKNCQLSLVLDVPSGFTYAIQSVDYRGYAYLAHGASGLEQASYYHMGSSQTTTSTESFEGPYDDNWQVTDSKEWAELVWAPCGEQRNFNVNTELRVYRGSSDPRATSLMTMDSTDSAVSTKYHLAWKEC, from the coding sequence ATGTCCGGAAAGCTGATCGCCGGTGGAGCATTGGCGGCCTTAGTCGCCACCACCCTGTCCGCCCAGACCGCGTCGGCTGCAGAGGAGCCGGCCGACGGACCCGCCGAGCAGATCAAGGTCGGCATCCAGACCATCAACGGTTCGGGCTGCTCCGCCGGCACGGCGGCGGTCGCGGCGAACGCCGACAACACGGCGTTCACGGTGACCTACAGCGACTACCTGGCGGCGGCCGGCGCCGGCGCCGGCCCCGTCGACTTCCGCAAGAACTGCCAGCTCAGCCTGGTCCTGGACGTCCCCTCGGGGTTCACGTACGCGATCCAGAGCGTGGACTACCGCGGCTACGCGTACCTGGCGCACGGCGCGTCCGGCCTGGAGCAGGCGTCGTACTACCACATGGGGTCGTCGCAGACGACCACGAGCACCGAGTCCTTCGAGGGTCCGTACGACGACAACTGGCAGGTGACCGACTCCAAGGAGTGGGCCGAGCTGGTCTGGGCCCCCTGCGGGGAACAGCGGAACTTCAACGTCAACACCGAACTCCGGGTGTACCGCGGTTCCTCCGACCCGCGGGCGACCAGCCTGATGACGATGGACTCCACGGACAGCGCGGTGAGCACGAAGTACCACCTGGCGTGGAAGGAGTGCTGA
- a CDS encoding transketolase, with product MTAADVDLQLPTALGRQLRVDAIRAAAAAGSGHPTSSMSAADLMAVLLEGHLRYDVDRPDHPGADRLVLSKGHASPLLYAALKAAGAIDDEELLTFRKRGSRLEGHPTPVLPWVDVATGSLGQGPAIGVGMALAGKRLGHLPYRVWVLCGDSEMAEGAVWEAFEHAGYEHLGNLTLIIDVNRLGQRGPTRHGWDLDAYARRAEAFGWHTVEVDGHDPAAVDAAYNEAEAVSDRPTAVIAHTVKGSGVSAVANREGMHGKPLPDPEAAIAELGGTSALRVEPRRPAPVPVSPPVTQPHLELPRYDVGDSVATRDAFGQALAALGTARPDVVALDGEVGDSTRAEFFAKEHPERYFECYIAEQQLVAAAVGMQALGWVPFAATFAAFLTRAHDFVRMAAVSRANVNLVGSHAGVAIGEDGPSQMGLEDLAMFRAVHGSTVLHPCDANQTARLVAAMADDDTAGVRYLRTMRGGRPVLYGPDEDFPVGGSKLLRSSPTDRVTIAAAGVVVHEALAAADALAGEGIGARVLDLYSVKPVDVAAVRAAAELTGRVLTVEDHHPEGGLGDAVAEAFDDGRPVPRLARLAVRTMPGSATGTEQLAAAGIDAAAVAAAARDLVAADGARAA from the coding sequence ATGACCGCCGCCGACGTGGACCTGCAACTGCCCACCGCGCTCGGCCGCCAGTTGCGCGTGGACGCCATACGGGCCGCCGCCGCCGCCGGATCCGGCCACCCGACCTCGTCGATGTCCGCGGCCGACCTGATGGCCGTGCTGCTGGAAGGCCACCTGCGCTACGACGTCGACCGGCCCGACCACCCCGGAGCGGACCGCCTGGTCCTCTCCAAGGGGCACGCCTCTCCGCTGCTGTACGCGGCGCTCAAGGCGGCCGGCGCCATCGACGACGAGGAGCTGCTGACGTTCAGGAAGCGGGGCAGCAGGCTCGAAGGCCACCCGACTCCGGTGCTGCCGTGGGTCGACGTGGCCACCGGGTCCCTCGGGCAGGGGCCGGCCATCGGCGTCGGCATGGCGCTGGCGGGCAAGCGGCTCGGCCACCTGCCGTACCGGGTCTGGGTGCTGTGCGGCGACAGCGAGATGGCCGAGGGCGCGGTCTGGGAGGCGTTCGAGCACGCCGGGTACGAGCACCTGGGCAACCTCACCCTGATCATCGACGTGAACCGGCTCGGCCAGCGCGGGCCCACCCGGCACGGCTGGGACCTGGACGCGTACGCCCGCCGGGCGGAGGCGTTCGGCTGGCACACCGTCGAGGTCGACGGGCACGACCCGGCCGCCGTCGACGCCGCGTACAACGAGGCGGAGGCGGTGAGCGACCGGCCGACCGCCGTCATCGCCCACACCGTCAAGGGCAGCGGGGTCTCCGCGGTCGCGAACCGCGAGGGCATGCACGGCAAGCCGCTGCCCGACCCCGAGGCGGCCATCGCCGAGCTGGGCGGCACCAGCGCCCTGCGCGTCGAGCCGCGGCGCCCGGCGCCCGTCCCCGTGTCGCCGCCGGTGACCCAGCCGCACCTGGAGCTGCCGCGCTACGACGTGGGCGACTCGGTGGCGACGCGCGACGCGTTCGGGCAGGCCCTGGCCGCGCTCGGCACGGCGCGGCCGGACGTCGTCGCGCTGGACGGCGAGGTCGGCGACTCCACGCGGGCCGAGTTCTTCGCGAAGGAGCACCCCGAGCGGTACTTCGAGTGCTACATCGCCGAACAGCAGCTCGTCGCGGCGGCCGTCGGCATGCAGGCGCTCGGCTGGGTGCCGTTCGCGGCCACCTTCGCCGCCTTCCTGACCCGCGCCCACGACTTCGTGCGCATGGCCGCCGTCAGCCGGGCGAACGTCAACCTGGTCGGCTCGCACGCCGGCGTCGCCATCGGCGAGGACGGCCCGTCGCAGATGGGCCTGGAGGACCTGGCGATGTTCCGCGCCGTGCACGGCAGCACGGTTCTGCACCCCTGCGACGCCAACCAGACCGCCCGGCTCGTCGCCGCCATGGCGGACGACGACACGGCGGGCGTGCGCTACCTGCGCACCATGCGCGGCGGCCGGCCCGTCCTCTACGGGCCCGACGAGGACTTCCCCGTCGGCGGCAGCAAGCTGCTGCGCTCCTCGCCCACGGACCGGGTGACGATCGCCGCGGCCGGGGTGGTCGTGCACGAGGCGCTGGCCGCCGCCGACGCGCTGGCCGGAGAGGGCATCGGCGCGCGGGTGCTCGACCTGTACTCCGTCAAGCCCGTCGACGTCGCCGCCGTCCGCGCCGCGGCGGAGCTGACCGGCCGGGTGCTCACCGTGGAGGACCATCACCCGGAGGGCGGCCTGGGCGACGCGGTGGCCGAGGCGTTCGACGACGGCCGCCCCGTACCGCGGCTCGCCCGGCTGGCGGTACGCACCATGCCCGGCTCGGCGACGGGGACGGAGCAGCTCGCGGCGGCGGGCATCGACGCGGCGGCGGTCGCGGCGGCGGCCCGCGACCTCGTCGCGGCGGACGGCGCCCGGGCGGCCTGA
- a CDS encoding dihydrofolate reductase family protein → MTATYTFDVFSSLDGFGAAGGDWTGYWGKQGPELLEHRLGLYSEEQRMVFGAQTHRLFARMIAESSEGDDVRDPWVTRMTQLPATVVSTTLTEPLDWPDATVADGDAVDVVARLKEESDVPLRSHGSLSMNRALMAAGLVDRVHVTLFPVITGRSGLAPIFHGAEDFDLDLVETRTLDGRIQELVYRPTLHA, encoded by the coding sequence ATGACCGCCACGTACACCTTCGACGTCTTCAGCAGCCTCGACGGCTTCGGCGCTGCCGGCGGCGACTGGACCGGCTACTGGGGCAAGCAGGGCCCCGAGCTGCTCGAGCACCGCCTCGGCCTGTACAGCGAGGAGCAGCGGATGGTCTTCGGCGCCCAGACCCACCGGCTGTTCGCCCGGATGATCGCTGAGAGCTCCGAGGGCGACGACGTACGCGACCCGTGGGTCACCCGGATGACGCAACTGCCGGCGACCGTCGTGTCGACCACGCTGACGGAGCCCCTCGACTGGCCGGACGCGACCGTCGCCGACGGCGACGCCGTCGACGTGGTCGCGCGGCTGAAGGAGGAGTCCGACGTGCCGCTGCGCTCGCACGGCAGCCTGTCGATGAACCGGGCGCTGATGGCGGCCGGCCTCGTCGACCGGGTGCACGTGACGCTCTTTCCCGTGATCACCGGTCGGTCCGGGCTCGCCCCGATCTTCCACGGCGCGGAGGACTTCGACCTCGATCTGGTCGAGACCCGGACCCTCGACGGCCGCATCCAGGAGCTGGTCTACCGGCCCACCCTGCACGCCTGA
- a CDS encoding MFS transporter, with product MDAEAQNNDGGATLDPAARRRHPILFRVAQAKLRPRWRLRDITVTEESEIRRAVRAAALGNAMEWFDYGIYAYLAVTLGNVFYSGAGEGTQTMLSLATFAISFAVRPLGGAFFGPLGDRVGRKQVLALTMILMASATFSIGLIPSYDTIGLWAPLLLIVARLMQGFSTGGEYGGAATFIAEYAPDKRRGYFGSFLELGTLAGYIGASGLVLVLTAGIGEDAMASWGWRIPFLVGGPLGAIGLYLRLRLEETPAFVKTEAGRATVAEVTGEAPAGGEERKTEGKQGPGELRRILAGQPRTLALCIALVAAYNVANYMLLTYMPTYLTEALDWPRTGQLAVVIATMVAMVAVVTFVGRSNDRLGRKPLLMTGMVGFLVVTAPAYALVRQGSALAVFGGMLLLGGSLICLQGTMSATLPALFPTEVRYGSLAIGYNISVAVFGGTTPAVIEALVHLLDTPMAAAYYTMAFAVVGIVSVSLLKETAGLPLRGSPPAVATAAEAEELVRAQRRNIAS from the coding sequence ATGGACGCAGAGGCCCAGAACAACGACGGCGGTGCGACGCTGGATCCCGCGGCCCGAAGACGCCACCCCATTCTCTTCCGCGTGGCGCAGGCCAAGCTGCGGCCCAGGTGGCGGCTGCGGGACATCACCGTCACCGAGGAGTCCGAGATCCGCCGCGCCGTGCGCGCCGCCGCGCTGGGCAACGCGATGGAATGGTTCGACTACGGCATCTACGCCTATCTGGCCGTCACCCTCGGCAACGTCTTCTATTCCGGCGCAGGCGAGGGAACCCAGACGATGCTGTCGCTGGCGACCTTCGCGATCTCCTTCGCCGTACGCCCGCTGGGCGGCGCCTTCTTCGGCCCGCTCGGCGACCGCGTCGGCCGCAAGCAGGTACTGGCGCTGACGATGATCCTCATGGCCTCGGCCACCTTCTCCATCGGCCTGATCCCGAGCTACGACACCATCGGCCTGTGGGCGCCGCTGCTGCTCATCGTGGCCCGGCTGATGCAGGGCTTCTCCACCGGCGGCGAGTACGGCGGCGCGGCGACCTTCATCGCCGAGTACGCACCCGACAAGCGGCGCGGCTACTTCGGCAGCTTCCTGGAGCTGGGCACCCTCGCCGGCTACATCGGCGCCTCCGGGCTGGTCCTGGTGCTCACGGCAGGCATCGGCGAGGACGCGATGGCCTCCTGGGGCTGGCGCATCCCGTTCCTCGTCGGCGGGCCGCTCGGCGCGATCGGCCTGTATCTGCGGCTGCGGCTGGAGGAGACGCCCGCGTTCGTCAAGACCGAGGCGGGCCGGGCCACCGTGGCGGAGGTGACGGGCGAGGCGCCGGCCGGCGGCGAGGAGCGGAAGACCGAGGGGAAGCAGGGGCCGGGGGAGCTCCGGCGGATCCTGGCGGGGCAGCCGCGGACGCTGGCGCTGTGCATCGCGCTGGTGGCGGCGTACAACGTGGCCAACTACATGCTGCTCACGTACATGCCGACGTATCTCACCGAGGCCCTGGACTGGCCGCGGACCGGGCAGCTCGCCGTCGTCATCGCCACCATGGTCGCGATGGTCGCCGTCGTCACGTTCGTCGGCCGCTCCAACGACCGCCTCGGGCGCAAGCCGCTGCTGATGACCGGGATGGTCGGGTTCCTGGTGGTGACGGCGCCGGCCTACGCCCTGGTCCGGCAGGGCTCCGCCCTCGCCGTCTTCGGCGGCATGCTGCTGCTCGGCGGCAGCCTCATCTGTCTGCAGGGCACCATGTCGGCGACGCTGCCGGCGCTCTTCCCCACGGAGGTGCGCTACGGCTCCCTCGCCATCGGCTACAACATCTCCGTCGCGGTCTTCGGCGGCACCACCCCCGCGGTCATCGAAGCGCTGGTGCACCTCCTGGACACGCCGATGGCGGCCGCGTACTACACGATGGCCTTCGCCGTCGTCGGCATCGTCTCCGTGTCGCTGCTGAAGGAGACCGCCGGGCTGCCGCTGCGGGGCTCCCCGCCGGCCGTGGCGACGGCGGCGGAGGCCGAGGAGCTGGTGCGCGCCCAGCGCCGGAACATCGCCTCCTGA
- a CDS encoding endonuclease gives MTKTETRTVDALLDAYGRTYAEDAGIRLQNTPQPLYQLLVLSCLLSARIRASVALAAARALFDAGMRGPRAMADATWQQRVDALGEGGYRRYDERTATQLGDGARLLLDTYRGDLRGLRREADGDVRRLAELLQRVPGLGPAGAAIFLREVQGVWPEAAPYVDAKVVQGAGRVDLPKDPSRLARLVREPQLPPFTAALVRCALDKGVAEEVREHARA, from the coding sequence GTGACGAAGACCGAGACCCGCACAGTGGACGCGCTCCTCGACGCGTACGGACGCACGTACGCCGAGGACGCGGGCATTCGCCTGCAGAACACCCCGCAGCCCCTCTACCAACTGCTCGTGCTCTCCTGTCTGCTCAGCGCCCGGATCCGGGCGAGCGTGGCGCTCGCCGCGGCCCGCGCGCTGTTCGACGCCGGGATGCGCGGCCCCCGCGCGATGGCCGACGCCACCTGGCAGCAGCGGGTCGACGCCCTCGGCGAGGGCGGCTACCGCCGCTACGACGAGCGCACCGCCACGCAGCTCGGCGACGGCGCCCGGCTGCTGCTCGACACCTACCGGGGCGACCTGCGCGGGCTGCGCCGCGAGGCGGACGGCGACGTCCGGCGGCTCGCGGAGCTGCTGCAGCGGGTTCCCGGCCTCGGGCCGGCGGGCGCGGCGATCTTCCTGCGCGAGGTCCAGGGCGTGTGGCCGGAGGCCGCGCCGTACGTCGACGCCAAGGTCGTGCAGGGCGCCGGCCGCGTGGACCTGCCGAAGGACCCGTCCCGGCTCGCCCGGCTCGTACGCGAGCCGCAACTGCCGCCGTTCACGGCGGCGCTGGTGCGGTGTGCGCTGGACAAGGGCGTGGCGGAGGAGGTCAGGGAGCACGCACGCGCCTGA
- a CDS encoding VOC family protein — translation MPVATFCLVALDCPEPRQLAEFYRGLLGGEVKPYSDDWCDLFAADGTRLAFQRAPGLRPPSWPRADDNSQQLHLDLRVTDVDAAERHALELGARPLDLDDDGGRREFRVYADPAGHPFCFVHGA, via the coding sequence ATGCCGGTCGCCACGTTCTGCCTGGTCGCGCTGGACTGTCCGGAGCCGCGGCAGCTCGCCGAGTTCTACCGGGGACTGCTCGGCGGCGAGGTGAAGCCGTACAGCGACGACTGGTGCGACCTCTTCGCGGCGGACGGCACCCGGCTCGCGTTCCAGCGCGCTCCCGGGCTGCGCCCGCCGAGCTGGCCGCGGGCCGACGACAACTCGCAGCAGCTCCATCTGGACCTGCGGGTGACGGACGTCGACGCCGCGGAGCGGCACGCCCTGGAGCTGGGTGCCAGGCCGCTGGACCTGGACGACGACGGGGGCAGGCGGGAGTTCCGCGTGTACGCGGATCCGGCCGGGCATCCGTTCTGCTTCGTCCACGGGGCGTGA
- a CDS encoding Ppx/GppA family phosphatase, which yields MRVGVIDAGSNTVRLVVADADGQVPLPVHTSKRRLRLAEYVDADGRLGDRAVGELAAAVAAARAEARRWGVAEPFVFATAVVRDAPNARDICRTVHERADVVLQLLPGEKEAELTFLAARRWMGWRAGPMAVLDIGGGSFEVACGRSRLPDFAVALPLGAARLTREFFAKHDPPPPALVKAVRRHVRHRLRDVAARIRWESPRTTVVTSRTMQQLARLCGAPPGRHGPFVPRTMAQEDLRRAVRQLRKLPAAERAKLPGISPARARQSLAGAVVAHTAMKLMSIDVVTVCPWAIREGILLRTVEEGSVGWWTAPAGDEACVPGRPGLGFDPIRSQVNLAN from the coding sequence ATGAGGGTGGGCGTGATCGATGCGGGTTCGAACACGGTGCGGCTGGTCGTCGCGGACGCGGACGGGCAGGTGCCGCTGCCGGTGCACACCTCCAAGAGGCGACTGCGGCTGGCGGAGTACGTGGACGCCGACGGGCGGCTCGGCGACCGGGCCGTCGGGGAACTGGCCGCCGCCGTCGCCGCCGCACGTGCCGAGGCCCGGCGCTGGGGCGTGGCGGAGCCGTTCGTCTTCGCCACCGCGGTCGTACGCGACGCCCCCAACGCCCGCGACATCTGCCGCACCGTCCACGAGCGCGCCGACGTGGTCCTGCAACTGCTGCCCGGCGAGAAGGAGGCGGAGCTGACGTTCCTCGCGGCCCGCCGGTGGATGGGCTGGCGCGCCGGGCCCATGGCCGTACTCGACATCGGCGGCGGCTCGTTCGAGGTCGCCTGCGGCCGCAGCCGGCTGCCCGACTTCGCCGTCGCCCTCCCGCTGGGCGCCGCCCGTCTGACCCGCGAGTTCTTCGCCAAGCACGACCCGCCGCCGCCGGCCCTGGTCAAGGCCGTACGCCGGCACGTGCGGCACCGGCTGCGCGACGTGGCCGCGCGCATCCGCTGGGAGTCGCCCCGCACCACCGTCGTCACCTCGCGCACCATGCAGCAGCTCGCCCGCCTGTGCGGCGCTCCACCCGGCCGGCACGGTCCGTTCGTCCCGCGCACGATGGCGCAGGAGGACCTCCGCCGGGCCGTCAGGCAACTGCGGAAGCTGCCCGCGGCCGAACGCGCCAAGCTGCCCGGCATCTCACCCGCGCGCGCCAGGCAGTCGCTGGCCGGCGCCGTGGTCGCGCACACCGCGATGAAGCTGATGAGCATCGACGTGGTCACGGTCTGCCCCTGGGCCATCCGCGAGGGCATCCTGCTGCGCACCGTCGAGGAGGGCAGCGTGGGCTGGTGGACCGCCCCGGCCGGCGACGAGGCCTGCGTACCGGGGCGTCCGGGCCTCGGGTTCGACCCGATCCGCTCACAGGTCAACCTGGCGAACTGA
- a CDS encoding GAF domain-containing protein: MIDRFSVRHAVFDTAVGSGPGELPGRLCRLLRTDLGMDAVTISLLSHTPYRQVCCASDLRALSLELLQYELGEGPSVSASALGRPVVADDLRADEGRWPVFGPRARARLPAAGALYAFPLRFRRRVLGSVGLVRRTPGALSEEEHALCAAAADAVAVVLLDDFHRLLRDPRPAPWHPGRPRLKRKDV, encoded by the coding sequence ATGATCGATCGCTTCTCCGTCCGCCACGCGGTGTTCGACACCGCGGTCGGCAGCGGACCGGGTGAGCTGCCCGGCCGGTTGTGCCGGCTGCTCCGTACCGACCTGGGCATGGACGCGGTGACGATCTCGCTGCTCAGCCACACGCCGTACCGGCAGGTGTGCTGCGCCTCCGACCTGCGGGCGCTGAGCCTGGAGCTGCTTCAGTACGAACTGGGCGAGGGCCCGTCCGTCAGCGCGTCCGCCCTGGGCCGCCCCGTCGTCGCCGACGACCTGCGCGCGGACGAGGGGCGCTGGCCGGTGTTCGGGCCGCGGGCGCGGGCGCGGCTGCCGGCCGCGGGCGCGCTGTACGCCTTCCCGCTACGGTTCCGGCGGCGCGTCCTGGGCTCGGTCGGCCTGGTCAGACGCACGCCCGGCGCACTGTCGGAGGAGGAGCACGCGCTGTGCGCCGCCGCGGCCGACGCCGTGGCCGTCGTGCTGCTCGACGACTTCCACCGGCTGCTCCGCGACCCCCGGCCGGCCCCGTGGCACCCGGGTAGACCGCGCCTGAAGAGGAAGGATGTCTAA
- a CDS encoding GAF and ANTAR domain-containing protein, with translation MDWQEFAERLAELARELLAEESLNGTLERITAAAVELVEHCDAAGIMLVHGDRVESVAPTAQVVRESDGIQHRVQEGPCYDAVQHSERVFRVPDFTRSQPRWPRYAPEARRLGLGSMMGFLLYTEDQELGALNIYSRRPGVFGRTSETAGWVLASHAAVAFASARTHVQLQQALSTRHTIGEAMGILMGSGNLTEEQAFDVLRRYSQENNVKLREVAQRVCEAGNLS, from the coding sequence ATGGACTGGCAGGAGTTCGCAGAGCGCTTGGCGGAGCTGGCCCGGGAGCTGCTGGCGGAGGAGTCGCTGAACGGGACGCTCGAGCGGATCACCGCCGCGGCCGTCGAGCTGGTGGAACACTGCGACGCCGCGGGCATCATGCTGGTGCACGGCGACCGGGTGGAATCGGTCGCCCCGACCGCGCAGGTGGTCCGTGAGAGCGACGGCATCCAGCACCGCGTACAGGAAGGCCCGTGCTACGACGCCGTCCAGCACAGCGAGCGGGTGTTCCGGGTGCCCGACTTCACGCGGTCGCAGCCGCGCTGGCCGCGCTACGCGCCCGAGGCCCGCAGGCTGGGGCTGGGCAGCATGATGGGGTTCCTGCTGTACACCGAGGACCAGGAACTCGGCGCACTGAACATCTACTCCCGCCGTCCCGGCGTGTTCGGCCGCACCAGTGAGACCGCCGGCTGGGTCCTCGCCTCGCACGCCGCCGTGGCCTTCGCCAGCGCGCGCACCCACGTGCAGTTGCAGCAGGCGCTGTCCACGCGGCACACCATCGGCGAGGCCATGGGCATCCTCATGGGCAGCGGCAACCTCACCGAGGAGCAGGCGTTCGACGTCCTGCGCCGCTACTCGCAGGAGAACAACGTCAAGCTCCGCGAGGTCGCCCAGCGCGTCTGCGAGGCCGGCAACCTGTCCTGA
- a CDS encoding DUF4360 domain-containing protein → MAIQVLTVNGTGCEPGSAAIAVSADNQAFTVTYSEYMALVGVGATATDFRKNCQLNLAVKVPHGFTYAIASVDYRGYGYLEPGATGIEKASYYFQGSPDTDTFTHNFNGPMDDNWTTTDVTDLESLVWAPCGEIRNFNINTELRVNAGTSDPRTTTSLLSMDSTDGEIETTYHVAWRECLPGED, encoded by the coding sequence ATGGCGATCCAGGTACTCACCGTCAACGGCACCGGCTGCGAGCCGGGCAGCGCCGCCATCGCGGTCTCCGCGGACAATCAGGCGTTCACCGTGACGTACAGCGAGTACATGGCCCTGGTCGGCGTCGGCGCGACCGCCACCGACTTCCGCAAGAACTGCCAGCTCAACCTGGCAGTCAAGGTGCCCCACGGCTTCACCTACGCCATCGCCAGCGTCGACTACCGGGGGTACGGCTACCTGGAGCCCGGCGCGACCGGCATCGAGAAGGCGTCGTACTACTTCCAGGGTTCGCCCGACACCGACACCTTCACGCACAACTTCAACGGGCCGATGGACGACAACTGGACCACGACCGACGTGACCGACCTGGAGTCGCTCGTCTGGGCGCCGTGCGGGGAGATCCGCAACTTCAACATCAACACGGAGCTGCGCGTCAACGCCGGCACGTCGGACCCCAGGACGACCACCAGCCTGCTGTCCATGGACTCGACGGACGGAGAGATCGAAACCACGTACCACGTCGCCTGGCGCGAGTGCCTGCCGGGCGAGGACTGA
- a CDS encoding FUSC family protein: MAATIAYVVALQLTSGPKPLTAPLTALLVVQVTFYATLTTGIRRVTAVVVGVLIASGFSALVGLSWWSLGLIILSSLIAGRIVRVSEFVPEVAISAMLVLGVSHVGDTAFTRILETLTGAVVGLTFNLVLAPPVWVESAGDAIEDLARRMRRLLLRSADQLTAVTSPAVAFDRLHAARDLDDFVGDVDTSLRRAEDSLRLNPRVSEGLMHRVVLRTGLDTLEICAVVVRVLTRGLADLATARRAEEPLFPRETGAALEDLLGYIGDALVSFAQLVSTEVSASAETAAGRLEADLAAAHAVRGRVEALLLDTAERDEENWFLYGALLADVKRILDELDTEHRSARLLEGLDRSGRDYREQIPRLSRLMDWLTR; this comes from the coding sequence ATGGCCGCCACGATCGCGTACGTCGTCGCCCTCCAGCTCACCAGCGGCCCCAAGCCGCTGACCGCACCGCTGACGGCGCTGCTCGTCGTCCAGGTGACCTTCTACGCCACGCTCACCACCGGCATCCGGCGCGTCACCGCCGTCGTGGTCGGCGTGCTCATCGCCAGCGGGTTCAGCGCGCTGGTCGGGCTGAGCTGGTGGAGCCTGGGGCTGATCATCCTCAGCTCGCTGATCGCGGGGCGCATCGTGCGGGTGAGCGAGTTCGTGCCCGAGGTCGCGATCAGCGCGATGCTCGTCCTCGGCGTCAGCCACGTGGGGGACACGGCGTTCACCCGGATTCTGGAGACGCTCACCGGCGCCGTCGTGGGCCTGACGTTCAACCTCGTGCTGGCGCCCCCGGTCTGGGTGGAGAGCGCCGGCGACGCCATCGAGGACCTGGCCCGCCGGATGCGCCGCCTCCTGCTGCGCAGTGCGGACCAGCTCACCGCCGTCACCTCGCCCGCGGTGGCCTTCGACCGGCTGCACGCGGCGCGCGACCTGGACGACTTCGTCGGCGACGTCGACACCTCGCTGCGCCGCGCCGAGGACAGCCTGCGGCTCAACCCCCGGGTGAGCGAGGGCCTGATGCACCGGGTGGTGCTGCGCACCGGGCTGGACACGCTGGAGATCTGCGCGGTGGTGGTGCGCGTGCTCACCCGGGGCCTGGCGGACCTGGCGACGGCCCGGCGGGCGGAGGAGCCCCTGTTCCCCCGCGAAACGGGTGCGGCCCTGGAGGACCTGCTCGGCTACATCGGCGACGCGCTGGTGAGCTTCGCACAACTGGTCTCGACCGAGGTCTCCGCGAGCGCCGAGACGGCGGCCGGCCGCCTGGAGGCGGACCTCGCGGCGGCCCATGCCGTACGCGGCCGGGTGGAGGCCCTGCTGCTCGACACCGCGGAGCGCGACGAGGAGAACTGGTTCCTGTACGGCGCGCTGCTCGCCGACGTCAAGCGGATCCTCGACGAGCTGGACACCGAGCACCGGTCCGCGCGGCTGCTGGAGGGCCTGGACCGCAGCGGGCGCGACTACCGCGAACAGATCCCCCGCCTGTCCCGCCTGATGGACTGGCTCACCCGCTGA